In Frondihabitans sp. PAMC 28766, the following proteins share a genomic window:
- a CDS encoding sigma-70 family RNA polymerase sigma factor, with amino-acid sequence MHPTTLDKREFAMTLTHDNVSPGPTTGQKAGNLLTAIASGDTVAFGLLHQAWAGKLSGTVLRILRDRAQTEEVIQDLFLEVWLHADRFQADKGSAAGYLRRLATSRAIDRVRASQTHRDYTLHAGTEHFYANTAALTRVHDDWALRHDVRQSLTHLTFLQREVIELAYFQELTHVEIADRLRVPVGTVKSRINSALTSLRRNR; translated from the coding sequence GTGCACCCCACCACTCTTGATAAGCGGGAATTCGCTATGACCCTGACCCACGACAACGTGTCGCCGGGCCCGACCACCGGACAGAAGGCAGGCAATCTTCTTACCGCCATCGCGTCCGGCGACACGGTCGCCTTCGGGTTGCTTCATCAGGCTTGGGCGGGAAAGCTCTCTGGCACGGTCCTGCGGATCCTTCGGGACCGGGCACAAACCGAGGAAGTGATCCAAGACCTCTTCCTGGAGGTGTGGTTGCACGCCGACCGGTTCCAGGCCGACAAAGGCTCAGCCGCCGGGTATCTGCGCCGGCTAGCGACCTCCCGGGCAATCGACCGTGTCCGAGCGTCGCAAACCCACCGCGACTACACCCTGCACGCCGGCACCGAACACTTCTACGCCAACACCGCAGCGCTCACCCGTGTCCACGATGACTGGGCCCTCCGGCATGACGTGCGGCAATCCCTCACCCACCTCACCTTCCTGCAACGTGAGGTCATCGAGCTGGCGTACTTCCAAGAGCTCACACACGTTGAGATCGCGGACCGTCTCCGCGTACCGGTGGGGACGGTGAAGTCCAGGATCAACTCCGCCCTCACGAGCCTCCGACGAAACCGGTGA
- a CDS encoding ATP-binding protein: MFLVPADLRSHAGHRPLGAVMGMFGHVGRIVRNNPDEGPSRTITTHLIEQVIARGYAGTAFLFGATSIGPAFTGQPVMNQTWAWVFGLTLFSALTFSAIAGLAIRQVRLAAILVAVPYLLMVVSWPFAATDITRVQPTTPWIWGLCGLAMAAAAVGFNEWVAGIYIFVLSATWVFIRLTPAGGEVGYARAFQDAGYTFLIGTTVLTITMLLRRTATHVDHAYTAATTKYARATKEHEYEKQRNTVDALLHDSVLTTLLQASRADTPQTRRLATQMAFRSLNVIADTEDDFDRHHAPLTATEITDRFEALKTHLSIPVTLTTTGPSDHSIPFTVAEALFAAAEQALVNSAQHAGPTVTFRTITVTWTHTTVTITITDDGKGFDTTQRCDRLGVRVSIIERVETIGGHVTINSHPGHGTRTTLTWTPPTPQNPNNPTTTR, from the coding sequence GTGTTCCTCGTGCCGGCTGATCTACGCTCGCATGCAGGGCATAGGCCCCTGGGGGCAGTAATGGGCATGTTTGGGCACGTCGGACGAATCGTCCGTAACAACCCCGACGAGGGTCCGTCCCGCACCATCACCACCCACCTCATTGAGCAGGTAATCGCACGCGGCTACGCCGGAACCGCTTTCCTGTTCGGCGCCACGAGCATCGGGCCTGCCTTCACAGGGCAGCCCGTGATGAACCAGACCTGGGCATGGGTCTTCGGGCTCACCCTGTTCTCCGCCCTGACTTTCAGTGCGATCGCGGGCCTCGCGATCCGTCAGGTGCGCCTCGCCGCGATCCTCGTGGCCGTCCCGTACCTGCTGATGGTGGTGTCCTGGCCCTTCGCCGCGACCGACATCACACGCGTACAACCCACCACCCCGTGGATTTGGGGACTGTGCGGGCTCGCGATGGCCGCGGCCGCCGTCGGATTCAACGAATGGGTCGCGGGGATCTACATTTTCGTCCTCTCCGCCACCTGGGTTTTCATTCGGCTCACCCCTGCCGGCGGTGAGGTCGGATACGCGCGAGCGTTCCAAGACGCCGGCTACACGTTCCTCATCGGCACCACCGTCCTCACAATCACCATGCTGCTTCGACGCACCGCCACACACGTCGACCACGCCTACACCGCCGCGACCACGAAATACGCTCGAGCGACCAAGGAACACGAGTACGAGAAACAACGAAACACCGTCGACGCTCTCCTACACGACAGCGTCCTGACAACATTGCTCCAGGCCTCCCGCGCCGACACCCCCCAAACCCGCCGGTTAGCAACACAAATGGCATTCCGGTCCCTGAACGTCATTGCCGACACCGAAGACGACTTCGACCGCCACCACGCCCCCCTAACCGCGACCGAAATCACTGACCGGTTCGAAGCCCTGAAAACACACCTCAGCATCCCAGTCACCCTCACCACAACAGGCCCATCCGATCACTCAATTCCCTTCACCGTGGCCGAGGCCCTCTTCGCCGCCGCCGAACAAGCCCTCGTCAACAGTGCCCAACATGCCGGACCCACCGTGACCTTCCGCACCATCACCGTCACCTGGACCCACACCACCGTCACCATCACCATCACCGACGACGGGAAAGGATTCGACACCACACAACGGTGCGACCGGCTCGGCGTCCGAGTCTCGATCATCGAACGAGTCGAGACCATCGGCGGCCACGTCACCATCAACTCCCACCCAGGACACGGCACCCGCACCACCCTCACCTGGACCCCACCCACACCCCAAAACCCCAACAACCCCACCACCACACGGTGA
- a CDS encoding sigma-70 family RNA polymerase sigma factor — protein sequence MTTSATPARTAGSDELLTLIGHGDQAAFASFYDHTCARTLNLIRRVLKDSAQSEEVAQEVYLELWQHAARFDSGKGSPINWLLTVAHRRAIDRVRASQASRNRDLAIGIRDTAHPFDHVTENVQTSMEYHDARRAMTRLSAKHRAVIELTYDHNLSRAETAERLGIPVNTVKTSLRDGLIALRRQLTAA from the coding sequence ATGACAACGTCAGCCACCCCTGCCCGCACCGCCGGGTCGGACGAGCTTCTCACGCTCATCGGACACGGCGACCAGGCGGCGTTCGCGTCCTTCTACGACCACACCTGCGCTCGCACCCTCAACCTGATCCGACGCGTGCTGAAGGACTCTGCCCAATCCGAAGAGGTGGCGCAGGAGGTGTATCTCGAGCTCTGGCAGCACGCCGCCCGGTTCGACTCCGGAAAAGGCTCACCCATCAACTGGCTTCTTACCGTCGCTCACCGGCGTGCCATCGACCGGGTCAGAGCATCCCAGGCATCCCGCAACCGTGACCTGGCCATCGGTATCCGCGACACCGCCCATCCCTTCGACCATGTGACAGAAAACGTGCAGACGTCGATGGAGTACCACGACGCGCGACGGGCGATGACGCGTCTGAGCGCCAAGCACCGTGCCGTGATCGAGTTGACCTACGACCACAACCTGTCCCGTGCCGAGACCGCCGAACGGCTTGGCATCCCCGTGAATACCGTGAAGACCAGCCTGCGCGACGGGCTCATCGCATTGCGGCGCCAACTCACCGCCGCTTAA
- a CDS encoding DDE-type integrase/transposase/recombinase, with protein MSRESWVAWQVESVAAITGMLGVVAGCALIGLSRATHHRIVHPRPRVHGPAEAPRPHPSALRPAERAGVLAVLDSDRYANVSVAQVYTRELDEGRYWCSPRTMHRILAQAGQSGERRRQATHPPRAVPELVAHQVGDVWSWDITKMRGPSKGCWFHAYVILDIFSRYVVGWRIENVEDGRLAADLVEQAVTDTGHRPGWLHADGGAAMTSKPLASLLADLDITRSHSRPRTSNDNPYSEAQFKTMKYLPDYPDRFDSIGHARAWMESFISYYNHEHYHSGIG; from the coding sequence ATGAGCCGTGAGAGCTGGGTCGCGTGGCAGGTCGAGTCCGTGGCGGCGATCACTGGCATGCTCGGGGTCGTTGCCGGGTGCGCTCTGATCGGCCTGTCACGGGCGACGCATCACCGGATCGTGCATCCCCGGCCACGAGTCCACGGCCCGGCCGAGGCTCCCCGCCCGCACCCGTCGGCGCTCCGCCCGGCCGAACGCGCCGGCGTGCTGGCGGTGTTGGACAGCGACCGGTACGCGAACGTCTCGGTCGCGCAGGTCTACACCCGCGAGCTCGACGAGGGCCGCTACTGGTGCTCACCGCGCACGATGCACCGCATTCTGGCCCAGGCCGGGCAGTCCGGGGAACGCCGCCGGCAAGCGACCCACCCGCCCAGGGCGGTCCCGGAACTCGTCGCCCACCAGGTCGGTGACGTGTGGTCGTGGGACATCACGAAGATGCGTGGCCCGTCCAAGGGCTGCTGGTTCCACGCTTACGTGATCTTGGACATCTTCTCCCGCTATGTCGTGGGCTGGCGCATCGAGAACGTCGAAGACGGACGCCTCGCCGCCGACCTCGTCGAGCAGGCCGTCACCGACACCGGGCACCGGCCCGGCTGGCTACACGCCGATGGCGGCGCGGCGATGACGTCCAAACCCCTCGCGTCGCTGCTGGCCGATCTTGACATCACCCGCTCCCACTCCCGGCCCCGCACCAGTAACGACAACCCTTACAGCGAGGCACAGTTCAAGACCATGAAGTACCTGCCCGACTACCCCGACCGGTTCGACAGCATCGGCCACGCCCGCGCCTGGATGGAGAGCTTCATCAGCTACTACAACCACGAGCACTACCACTCCGGCATCGGCTAG
- a CDS encoding SRPBCC domain-containing protein, giving the protein MATNYRLIKATPEAVFRVLVDGWLFPSWVVGASRIRDVDASWPDPDSKLHHSFGVWPLVIDDTTSSVEWDPPHHATFQARGWPIGEAEVTIDIQTRQDGCVVRMHEDAARGPGRLVPKPVRDIGLLIRNREALQRLAWLAEGH; this is encoded by the coding sequence ATGGCAACCAACTACCGGCTCATCAAAGCCACCCCGGAAGCAGTGTTCCGTGTTCTTGTCGATGGGTGGTTGTTCCCGAGCTGGGTCGTGGGTGCGTCCCGCATCCGGGATGTTGACGCATCCTGGCCGGACCCGGACTCGAAACTGCATCACTCGTTCGGGGTGTGGCCTTTGGTGATCGATGACACCACCAGCAGCGTCGAATGGGACCCGCCACATCACGCGACGTTTCAAGCCCGCGGCTGGCCGATCGGTGAAGCCGAAGTCACCATCGACATCCAAACGCGCCAAGACGGCTGCGTGGTCCGGATGCACGAGGACGCCGCCCGTGGCCCCGGGCGTCTCGTCCCGAAACCCGTCCGCGACATCGGGCTCCTCATCCGAAACCGGGAAGCCCTGCAACGCCTCGCCTGGCTCGCCGAAGGCCATTGA